One part of the Phycisphaerae bacterium genome encodes these proteins:
- a CDS encoding TIGR03960 family B12-binding radical SAM protein, whose amino-acid sequence MSDSSLKARISEELLPYVREPAQYIGGEWNQLPRSGDWQAASVRVAVGFPDAYTIGMSHLGCQIIYWLCNHTPGVCAERVYAPWIDAEAVMRRRKIPLFTWDTRQPVSTADLLAVSLQYEMGFTNLLNLLDLAGIPIRSADRDDRHPLVIVGGPQADNPEPVADFVDLVVIGDGEASMAAIIDLYKRLKSEGVRRRDMIEHFARTLPYVYAPSLYEFSYHDDGTIAGVFPRISGLPEQIERCQTPDFENAPFPTRPIVPYVVAVHDRMAVEVMRGCPQRCRFCHAGYTKRPVGVRSVDKILEIAEQQFRATGHTELGLLSLSTADYPNLKELASRVNERFESRHVNISMPSLRVDKMLQNIPWMANSVRKSGLTIAVEAARDGLRAAIRKKVTDGNLIDGITEAYKAGWSRIKCYFMAGFPGETEEDIRGIYDISVDMSKARQRLKKSPAWINASVSWLVPKPYTPFQWAAQPRLDYFNEARRTLADASRQGRFKFVTIKSHDAERSVLEAVLARGDRRLCAAITRAWELGARFDGWDECYDQRIWDRAFDETGLDPDWYAHRERSFDEVLPWDHIRSGPKREYLEDQYSDVFQKVRQPPPRAGVLPLPVVS is encoded by the coding sequence ATGAGCGATTCATCACTCAAAGCACGAATCAGCGAGGAACTGCTGCCGTACGTCAGGGAGCCGGCTCAGTACATCGGCGGCGAGTGGAACCAGCTACCGCGGTCCGGCGACTGGCAAGCCGCGTCGGTCCGTGTCGCCGTCGGATTTCCCGATGCCTACACAATCGGCATGTCACACCTCGGTTGCCAGATCATCTACTGGCTTTGTAACCACACCCCCGGTGTCTGCGCCGAGCGGGTTTATGCGCCCTGGATCGACGCCGAAGCCGTGATGCGCCGCCGAAAAATCCCGCTTTTCACATGGGACACCCGGCAACCTGTCTCTACTGCAGACTTGCTCGCTGTATCGCTCCAGTACGAGATGGGATTCACCAACCTGCTGAATTTGCTCGATCTTGCGGGAATTCCGATCCGCTCGGCTGATCGCGATGATCGACACCCGCTCGTCATCGTCGGCGGACCCCAGGCGGACAATCCTGAGCCGGTCGCGGACTTTGTAGACCTCGTGGTCATCGGTGACGGCGAGGCATCGATGGCCGCCATCATTGACCTGTACAAACGGCTCAAATCCGAAGGGGTGCGACGCCGCGACATGATCGAGCACTTCGCGCGCACCCTTCCGTATGTCTATGCTCCGTCACTCTACGAATTCAGTTATCACGACGATGGAACCATCGCCGGGGTCTTTCCCCGCATTTCGGGACTGCCGGAACAAATCGAGCGGTGCCAGACGCCGGATTTCGAGAACGCGCCGTTTCCCACCCGACCGATCGTCCCGTATGTCGTGGCCGTACATGACCGGATGGCTGTCGAAGTGATGCGAGGCTGTCCGCAGCGCTGCCGATTCTGTCATGCGGGTTACACCAAGCGCCCTGTCGGCGTCCGCTCGGTGGACAAGATTCTTGAAATCGCCGAACAGCAATTCCGGGCCACCGGTCACACCGAACTGGGCCTGCTCAGTCTTTCCACGGCGGACTACCCGAATTTGAAGGAACTGGCATCGCGGGTCAATGAACGGTTCGAGTCACGACATGTAAATATCTCCATGCCCTCGCTGCGTGTCGACAAAATGCTCCAGAATATCCCGTGGATGGCGAACAGCGTTCGAAAGAGCGGTTTGACCATCGCGGTCGAAGCCGCGCGCGACGGCCTTCGCGCCGCCATTCGCAAGAAAGTCACCGACGGCAATTTGATCGACGGCATCACCGAGGCGTACAAAGCGGGCTGGAGCCGCATCAAATGCTACTTTATGGCAGGTTTTCCGGGCGAGACCGAGGAGGACATTCGCGGAATTTATGATATCTCCGTTGACATGTCGAAGGCCCGGCAGCGGCTCAAAAAATCGCCCGCATGGATCAATGCCAGCGTCAGTTGGCTGGTTCCCAAGCCCTACACGCCGTTTCAATGGGCCGCCCAGCCGCGTCTGGACTACTTCAACGAGGCCCGGCGAACCTTGGCCGATGCGTCACGTCAGGGACGTTTCAAGTTCGTCACGATCAAATCACACGACGCGGAGCGGTCTGTTCTGGAGGCCGTTCTCGCTCGCGGCGACCGACGGCTTTGCGCCGCGATCACTCGAGCGTGGGAATTGGGTGCGCGGTTCGACGGCTGGGATGAGTGCTACGACCAGCGAATCTGGGATCGGGCCTTCGACGAAACCGGTCTGGACCCCGATTGGTATGCCCACCGCGAACGATCATTCGACGAGGTTCTACCATGGGACCACATTCGAAGCGGACCCAAGCGTGAATACCTGGAGGACCAATACTCGGACGTCTTCCAGAAAGTACGGCAGCCGCCGCCGCGGGCCGGCGTGCTACCCCTACCTGTCGTGTCGTGA